gcccataaattaatgcaattagagcgggtaccaccagaatattacggtgaaacttctaaacatgctgtggttaactattagaaacagtaacaggccagaaatgcgatatttttgtcgctatttcaaagtaaacagtcaaagcctcaaaaaccagtacactgtgaacgagaatttatttgaaatatgtgttacaagtagttaacacaagcatagtaattcaataacaaagtcgaagcgttcttgggtggggtaatttcacaaattttcgtaagtagctgtatgccttggcagaataaaagtgtagggtaagggcaaatttccttatttgctgagaataatggcatactttagcactgcactgaagttccaatagctcctacaacaaaccaactacatgttcactgtttaacatatcagaaactgaactacatagccttcttctcaaaccagcaactaaagtctgtaactgcactattcttcttttgtgtcgtacactaagttgcttcatttgctttatccgcttctttagtcgcacattctctgcttgtactctgttatattgtgttttcaacttcttagggcttggtagacagtaattgtggtcagcagaaacagatgtgggtccgacaggcactgaaagaatgtagttacatcacAAGTTTATAACTGagctacaccataagattataatagaaagtatgtaattcaaagtaataagaacacggagtaaaattaaattattgacttactttgtgctaatgatgtcattgtaatagcactatcttgcaaattgtcgaaagatcgctttctgggttgtggtcgtaatactttatcttgcttttgtaaatgtggtggaaagttaaagatagtaaagATAGcaggtactggttttgacaaaaggcgcctctggacatttgtgtggtacatatatttctcttcaaaatgagctgaacagaggtaactggctgtagtaggaaaccagttttctcgcttcatatttataacccatctttttgtaatttccttatcttttaaaggaaatctgtaatcaacgataaataaattacttcctgcatttgtcttaagcataattacagttccaatgcaaatgactcttcaataaacattaaaaaacgtgtgtcgtatttcggtactaatatacttacttataatatgaaatatttgttgtcttatcgctgcgatttgtgcagttgaacgctgaacacactgcaggcatgttgactttatattttgtaacaaaaaagtcaactagaaaagttaaatattgcagtaatatcacaacagctgacacacttccaacacaaacaacagtaacgctttcctaatgttttgactaaggagaacatggcggccgaggtagcgttggttgccgctaggagcgctgtaactagtatctcagccactctatgaaattttaccTCGTTGGTAATACTCTTGTGACTTCGAAAGGTTATGGCCAGATCCTTCAGTTGATGTACCTGCAGTGAGTTTTGACAATGTAAAGAAACTTCGAATACGTATATACAGTTGGTATCTGACGACAAAGTTGGTATGAGAGCAGACAAATTATCCATTTTTTTTCAAGGATTTATAGTATAATATTAATCGGTATTACTCAGAATTGCTGTTAAACTGTTTCATTAGCTTAACTTCAAAGTTTAAGTAATCAAAATCGATTAAAAATCGTAAATACTTTCGAAAATTTCGAACTATATAAAGATAATTAAAATCGATTTCAATAACTTAGAAACTATAGGAGACTGTTTAATTAACTTGATTTCAAAGTTTAAATAACTAAAATCGGCTAAGAAATAGATATATGTAAAATATCATAATATAATTTTCTGCAGTCAGAAGCATCTATTGACAGTTTCTCTTAATTGctgccacagtctaacataacaatcgcaacactcactgctgtaaaagttgttaccgtttgacagatggagcgacactagcgctccaagtggcgaGTAAGGTGAActtcagacgcgtcgtaagcataatgtttgtttggcatccatttcctacgtaatttacgaaatatttgagttattttcttgcctccaagggtttgtgtagtatcagaatacATATATGGTTCTAAAACTGagtctaaaataagcgcaagtatggacaaaaaccatgaatcgagtggcaagctacaacacattcgtgaagaaacacttgtgaggTTAGGTGGAATTGCAGCTTACCaggttgatatc
This sequence is a window from Schistocerca serialis cubense isolate TAMUIC-IGC-003099 chromosome 7, iqSchSeri2.2, whole genome shotgun sequence. Protein-coding genes within it:
- the LOC126412780 gene encoding THAP domain-containing protein 1-like, which encodes MPAVCSAFNCTNRSDKTTNISYYKFPLKDKEITKRWVINMKRENWFPTTASYLCSAHFEEKYMYHTNVQRRLLSKPVPAIFTIFNFPPHLQKQDKVLRPQPRKRSFDNLQDSAITMTSLAQMPVGPTSVSADHNYCLPSPKKLKTQYNRVQAENVRLKKRIKQMKQLSVRHKRRIVQLQTLVAGLRRRLCSSVSDMLNSEHVVGLL